The window AGCAAAATTTAATCAAATATAAAATTCTAATTACCAAGCAAAATATTCACGGACGTTTTCAAATGATGGCTCACCGCCAGAAGTTTGTTTCAGCCGCGTTTTTGTCTATTACATCATGTGAAGTATCCCCTTTTAGTACCAAATccattattttgcatattttcaaccatCTCTCTCATTCCGGCccaatttctttcattttcccaTAGTTTTAACAAACCACCAGTTACGTCCACCCACCCGCCGAATGTCTCTATTCTACTCAGACTATCAACTCTTCCGTTTACTCTCGTTGGCAGTTGTCCACTCGCCCACCTTCGTTTGTGTTCTCACACACGCGCCTCGCAGGCTGATCTGTCAATCAAAGACCCTCTTTCTCTGACATATATTGGAGACAATTTCCGTCTATGTCCGTAATCTGCCGCCTTCATTAAAATTAACGGTCGGACCTCGACACTGTCGAAATATTTGACCAACAGGCCAATTTCCGCGATAAAATCGAGCGTAGCTTAGACAAAGTAACAGTTGTGATGACTCAATGGACCTTTCATACATATATGAAACGCACCTCGCACAAAGAATGCACTCCATTGGTTCATTAGGGAACAGTCACCGACAATCGGGCTGACGTTAATTAGCCCTTGATAAGTAGTCAGGTTTCCTACGTTCCTGCCGCGAAGACACTAAATGCAGTTACCGTGGTCACACAACTGCGTGGTGATGACACTCTGTCAGTGCGTCACTGCTGTCATGGCAACATTCTGTGAGACTTCCGTATAAACACCTTGGAAAAACAGTCCTATGTTGgaatatcaaacacaaaactgacatataaatagaaaaaaaaaaaatgctgtgTCAGTTGTATAATTCTCCATACATGACTTGCAAAGTGTTTCggaaaaaaaagacatttgctttGTCTCCGACAACCATGGATAGTCTTTTTCAGGGAGAGGTATATTTATGTTCTGTGGATTACCGAAGTGGTGCGCGCATTTAAGTCATAGTGTGTTTGTTGATTTGACAACGAGTTCAGGCTTGTCATGACGATAGCCTGCAAGAAACTGGTCAATGGTTCCactccagaataaaaaggacgGTATATGTTCTACAGCCTCAGTACGCCCAAAGGATCACGTGCTGTACAAACTAACCCATGTGTTCAagcgcgtatggaaatacacgtatttTTATGTGCGTTTGCGCATATACAGATATACGGCAAACTCAAAAACAACACTTAAGAAGAAACAACCGACACAAATATCACATAAACTTATATTTTGTCCACGTATCAACTTAAAAATAATTGTTAAACTCAATGTATTTTACTTGTGTTTAGTTTGAAACAAAGTGAGCGATCTTAAAGTTGTAAATATGGACTAGAAAACATTTCACTGCATAATAGCCGACTTGTATACCTGATTGGATCGCATCGTTAAACAAACCGAGATGTATAATTGCCAAATTTGTCTTAGAGAAAGGTTCAGATTTTTTTGAGTGTTGGAAAGTACAACGGTTTTCTATTTGCAAGAGGATTCAGTATTTATCTTAGTCATATGAAAAGTTCACAGCGAAGTTGTAGAGACGAAGTTGGGGTGTCCAACTTTgtccaatagcgctgatcgcaaatgacgtcactgttctctctcattaacatgcataaataaacatttgtccgcattttcagcataaacgacgaaaataaagcCCGCGAGTGTTagggctatttagcgtcacacttattcgtatgaattgatgactgagactacaagctgcaacaacagccgcgcacacaacgacaaaatttgtccgaatttcagcttatttgtccgaaagtcgcgcgcgtgcagctatatttagtaacaaacccgaaatcgcgatcaacgctatttgaAGTAACACAACACCTGCTCATATAGTAAAGTTCTACCTCACATGCGGCTTGACAAATACCGTAATCATGCCTTCGTGCACAATTGCCCGGTTTGGAACTGTATTGCTAGAAAAAAGAGTGGCAGCTCAGTCTTCTTAATCTCCGTAAATTGTAATGTATTTTCCGTTTCGCTTGTATTATACTTTTTCTTGTACATCTCGGAGAATCGTGCGAAATgcgcattgtttaattttcaacaaaaatcattGTTTGTATGTTATGTCCTATctgttgttgtggttgttgttgttgacttctgaattcttgtccggactaaTTTTCATTTATCAACGGCAGTGTTGCATATATTACACAGTACGTTGAGATTAGTAGCTTAAAAGCTGGTAGTACATGCGCTTGGGAGAACTTGAGGAGAATAAAACGTACGGTTTTCTAGgaaaaatataatcaaaatatCATCGAAACTTGAAAAAACGTCTCACGATAAGTCTCGCCTGACCAATGTGTAGCAGGGCCGCGTCATCTATAACTTGATTGCTGATCGGTCGATTGCCGATTGCAACGGATCGAGAATAAATTTATCGAAACATAACAACCGATCaaccaaacaaataaatacacaaacactTATAATGTAAAAAACTTAAATTTGAGCCATAGTGGATAACATTGACACGTAGACCGTTGAAGAAATATCGTCGTGCCAACTACGAAAAGATCTGCGCATGTCTGTAAAGTTGCATGTTTCGGTCGAACTGATCACGGATGCAACGGAGTGCAATGGTACATGGTCGAAAAGATTGCGTGTAAACGACAGTCggtttttgtccaaaattggACCgacaacaaacattttttttatttgttttctgttttcccTTGATAAAGCACAATTATAATGAATGGCGACGCGTGATGTCATGACGAAGTAACCCCGCTGAGTTTTTCCTTTAAATCAACAAGACTGGGCAATTATTGAACCTTTTTGCAATTACGTGATAAAGGAACAAAAACAGAATCGTCTATAGTTTGCCTGATTTTTGATCACGATTGGTATTAAGAGAGACAGAAACAGGACTTCACTATGATCGTGTACATCTTTTCACATGGTATGTAAGAATGTGTGTTTTAATTTGATGTATTTGAGATGACTTATGTTGTGTATGACTGTGGACAGGTATTATACATCAATGGTCATATTTTTCCTCGTGGATATTGCGTTTAATCCCCGACCAATGTCGAAGTCAGTCAGACTGGCGTtctgacaattttgtttgggCTCGGCCGATTAGTCACTGACAATAGCTTTGATGAAGTGTTTCGTGTCGCACGTGGATGCGATGGTGTTCAAAAGAGACGATAATATTTAGGTGATCTGCGGTTTTTATAACGGGAAAAGTGACCCTGGTGGCCGGGCCATCGCCAGTTATTCTGGTCAATAGAACTATATTCGACCGAGGCAGAATCAAAAGTCGTATATCATTGTAGATCCCGGCGATTTCAATAGCTGACAAATGCGCCGATGAAAAAGCGAAAAACAAGATGGATATCAAATGTTAGGACACTTCTAAGAAGAGTTCAATTGTTGAAAGTCTTTCGTCGCTTTACACACACACTAGCATCGACAAAATATGCCATTATTTTCGGGCATCATAGCGAAAGGAATTCCTTTCTCGCCAACGTCCAACCTTTCAATAAAAATGTACTATAGCTCCCTAATGACCATGTGACACCAAAATCGTGAAATGTTCTGATTGAAGCGAAGACCCTCGCATGGGAACGGAAGTCGGTCAGAAAGCTCTGGCCGCGTTGACACGTACCCCTATTGTTGAGTCATCCCGCGTTGCCCTGGTGATGTCGTGCGCCGATGACGAAACAGGTGGCAACCAATCAAATCCTTCACGACGGACACTAAGAAGTTGACGAGAATATTTTAAGCGTTTTCAATGTTTTAACTCAGTCATATGCGAGGCATTTTAACACGGCAATCTCCTGTTCTGCCTTGACGACATACCGTTGGTACACGTTAAGGTCTGTACTTGTGCACCATGGCACTCTCGGAAAAAGCTCTCGCGTTTTCGATCGCCTCTCTTTTGGAAGAGGATGCTAACAAAAAAGACAAGCCTTTGTCATCTGCTTTGAAGCTATGCGGAAGTTATGATGGGTCAGACGACATGTCCCTTCCAGCGTATTGgcacaacaataacaacaataataacaaaaccAGTCACCTACCTAGTAGCCTGCGAAAAGGCATCACAGAGGGACCCGATTTCCACCAGCCTGACAGCATAAACATGTACAACAACGCCACAGGTGCGCAGAGATGCAGCTCAACTCTTGGAATCAATGAGAAATTCTCAGGAAAGCATTCGAAGTCCGAGCCAGTACTTAAAACTTACGACAAAGACCAAGATACCCTGTCAATGGCAATCCACGAAGAGCAATTCGACCGGGGCGAATCAAAATTGAAGTTATCAGCTACCAGAAACGGCATCACCGTGTCTCTTGCGGAGCCTGAATTGTGGACCGAATTTCACAAATGCGGCACAGAAATGATACTGAATCGCGCTGGAAGGCAAGTTGACTTTTAATACGTAACATTTTCAGAGAACTTGTCTATCGACCAAAAACCCAAACCAAAGCATTCCTCCGATGTGTTGTGCCGATCTTACATATTTTCCCAGTTCATCCGGCGCGGAAGAGAAATTTATCGCCGTTCGTAACAGTTTCTTGCTTGCATAAAACAGAAGATGCTCCTTTCCCCATCTTGGCGACTGAAAGCTTACAGTTTATCTTTGATCGAAAATTGTATGCAACCAACTCTATACATATCACACTCATTGAGAGTTCCCTAAAAAGTTCTATCTCTCCCGAAATCAAATAAATCATGACGTTTGCATTAGGGTCGTACAAATATCCTAAGTTTTATAAGGATTAACTTTCACTCTAAGGATGTAGAACCGGTGTGTTACTAGGAGATCTGGTATGTGTCGATCAATAAACTAGTACCATTATTCGCCCCTTCGTGTCCACAACTAAAACTAACGATTATCCTCCACCacttatcaaatatatatatatatacatataaattcATAGAGCAGCTAGGATAGAACCTGATGCATTTGTATACCAGCGACTTCGTTTGATTTACTCGATATTTCATACAATAACAGTTAGCATTGACTGCATGGCTTATCGTTATGTCAAAATGTTTCCAAGATTCGGTTCGGATATTTTCGTAGATTCATGTAGTATTGATTAACTAGTCTTAACCTTTCGGTTAGTCCAGTACTGGAAAGACGCATATATAATTGTTTATTCAGAAAACGATAGGTGTCGCAAAAGATTCATTCTCTTTGTTTTTTTACTAGAATAAATGTCTTGCACAGACTGGAACTTCAAGCCGGATGAGTTTTACTGCGGCCAGCAGTACTCCTCTTCACATCAGTAATGTCACTCAAACTTGCAATAACTTCTGTATGAATTGAAGCAAAGATCGGAAACTCCAGTTTTCCAAACTTCATTAAATCAGTCTGATTATGCACAGTTAATAAAAGTTATTGCGCATCTAGAAATTGACGGGGGCGACTACATTGTCGGATCTTTGTAGCGTCTGTAATCGCGTCGAAAACGACCGTGACAAATGATTAAGTTAAATCATGATAAAGTTTACCAGTCATTgacaaagaaaagtcaaaataATCAGAATTAGTGCTGATCACTTTATTTGTAAGTTCTACATGCTGATTGATTCATTGCGTCTCAAGAAAAGGGCTACTTCATCTATCCATGGCGATCTCTTTTCAACCACGGGAATTGTTAAGATTCCATCCATGTCAACGCCAAGACTGGAAGCATGCGTTGTCTTTGCCAAGACAATATATAAACCTTCTCGGttaaatttttttgttgttggcGATGATGTACTTCTGAGATTACATTGGGAATGTTTTCTGTGAAGAAAACATCATTTCTCGATGAAGTGCATCATTGAAAGTCAGGGAATTTGCAGTATTGACATCGGTCAGAAGCTATGCCGGTCGCCCTCTTCCACTGAGCTGTTTGATACTTGAATTCATTACGCTGACAAAAACCCTTCGTATACTGTTAATGATAACGTAATTATTGATACTGGGATCTCATAAACAGTCAAACTTTCATCACTATCCACTGTAAACCTGAAGAGGCCGTGGCATATCACTGGTTCTTAGTTCAAACTATTGGAAACGGACTGACAATTGCACCTCACGTTTGTATCTCACAAATTCCACTTTCTATCAGTTTGGCGAAAACAATCGTTTCCGTTGTCAACTTTTGAGAAATCACCGGAACCGTAACAGTTGGGAAATACTATTACACGGACGAATCCGACATGttcaaaacttttcaattttgtcttttgtctTGAGTTCGATTCAAgtgtttatatgtatgtatgtatgaatgtaagtcgttctctctctctctctctctctctctctctctctctctctctctctctctctctctctctctgtaatgaatgtatgtatgtatgtatgtatgtgtatatacatacatatatatatatatatatatatataatatatatcaagagagatacataaatacacattgTATGATATATGTGTTTCTATATGTTACACAGATCACCTATTACATATAATTCATATGAActatacatatatttacatacatagataTGTATACATCCATAAATATGTATATCTATATATGGATGAATACatatctatctgtctctctATATGTCgagatatttatatatatatatatatatatatatatatatatatattatatatatatatatatatatatatatatatatatacatccgtgcatgtctgtatatattgtgaagaaacaaaaaaaaaagatacttAAGTTGAATACCATTGAGTTTTCGTTAGattgtatcaaatatcaaattatttcatgttaCTTCTTACACAGGCGGATGTTTCCTTGTGTTGTGGCCAGCGTTCAGGGCCTAGATCCCACCGCCTTGTACAGCTTTAAGATGAGGATTTGTCCGGCCGATGGTAATCGTTACAAgttcatcaataacaactggttACCAGTCGGCAAAGCAGACCCACCGCTGGCCAACAAACCATTCGAACATCCAGATTCACCAGCCTTCGGTGAATTTTGGATGAGAACCAAAATTTCTTTCGCAAAAGTCAAAATTACTAACAACAAAGACAATTTAGGAACGCATGTAAGTATGGTCTTTAACAGTTTACTATGTACATTGTCAATCAAATCCGTAATTATGAGCGTGATGAGTGAAACTCGTAAGTGGATAATGGATACGTGTGTAGAGACTATAGTTCAAGCACTGTTGTAGAAATAtttctgttattgtttatatctATACATTTCTAGCTATACTGATCTTCAATTATTATATATTCTCGATATCCACACGGAGGCATACCTTTAATTATTGatataaattattgatatattttgtgCTTGTTGTCAATTTACCGAATATCTTTTAGTCATGATATATCCAATAATGACTTGCAAAACGCCATGCCGCAGTATCAATTGGATTCTATAATAATTGCACTATGATCTGAACATCAGCCGTAACTTTGAACTTTTCTTTCTGCAGACGGTTCTCCATTCCATGCACAAATACACGCCGGTTATCGTGATTAAACGGGAAAAGCCCTGCAAATCGAAGGGAGAGGAAAGCGAGTCGTTGTATTTCGACTTCGAAGAGGCGTCGTTCATCGCTGTCACAGCTTACCAGAATGAACAGGTCACTCAACTCAAGATACAGAACAATCCATTCGCCAAGGCATTCCGAGACGCCGATGTCACCGCGTAAGTAAATGCTACACCCTTATAAACACCCATTTCTGTAATTTCAACAGAAAAAGTTGATAGTAAATAATTTATCAGCGTATCCCTCAATTACAACCATTCAAACCTCTAATCGGCGGCTTTCCGTAGAAGACGATCGACGTACACTAAATGTTGCTTGAGATTCGGATAGAGAAAACTAGCTTAGCTTTTCAACTTTGAAAACTGTTTTAAGGTTCCCATATGCGCACATCGCATCACCAGTACATGTTATCGGTCTCTCTAGCATTTTGATTTGAGTACTCTATTCGAATACTATCATGTCACGTCTATGGATACAAAcgattttttcaatattctcaTATCGATCTTCCGTTTTTGCAAACGTTTAAAAGTTGGACATGGCTgtcttttttatccaaaaccTGTATGGTCCGACCTATTGATTCGtcatgaaaacacaaaacaaacaattaaacAACGAAGTGGATAGAAGTCCACGACAAAATGGTAACCTTAATACATCTGACTTTTCCAGAGATAAAAATGACACACCAAAGCAACAGATTACCCCAGCAAAGCTCATTCAGAAATATCATGATGATCAGCTAACAAGTATTTTACTTATTTTGCGTTTACCATTTCAGAATTTTACAGGGTGCTTACATGTTGACAGGTAGTCCGCTGGGGGCTTATCAGGCCTTGTACGGAAGTAATGGTAAGTTTCTCTCTCAGACCAGAGCCATACGACTCTTATTTGATCATGATTCATTGTAATATAATTTGTCTCCTTGAATTATTTTCAATCTTGTAATTCTGAACACGATCAGTTTCTACATCTTATACAGTTGTATAAACCATCGAAAATTATCATGAAGTTAACGACCTCATGAATACCACTCGACCTTACATGATGATTATATCACTTACATGTAAACATATGTGTGCGTGTTGGGATTAATTTTGTAATCGGGCATCTAAGtggtttcttttattttagtcaaAGGAAATAAAAGTGCTGTTCCCCGGGATTTTCTAGGCGTGGAATCAGAAGCGGCGAGTGATTTTTCCACTGCTATTATACgaataaatacatttttaaatgcCATTgactcagaaataaatttccattTCCCATTCAAGTAAATTTCCCATCGGAACTGATTGA of the Ptychodera flava strain L36383 chromosome 20, AS_Pfla_20210202, whole genome shotgun sequence genome contains:
- the LOC139119918 gene encoding uncharacterized protein; this translates as MALSEKALAFSIASLLEEDANKKDKPLSSALKLCGSYDGSDDMSLPAYWHNNNNNNNKTSHLPSSLRKGITEGPDFHQPDSINMYNNATGAQRCSSTLGINEKFSGKHSKSEPVLKTYDKDQDTLSMAIHEEQFDRGESKLKLSATRNGITVSLAEPELWTEFHKCGTEMILNRAGRRMFPCVVASVQGLDPTALYSFKMRICPADGNRYKFINNNWLPVGKADPPLANKPFEHPDSPAFGEFWMRTKISFAKVKITNNKDNLGTHTVLHSMHKYTPVIVIKREKPCKSKGEESESLYFDFEEASFIAVTAYQNEQVTQLKIQNNPFAKAFRDADVTAILQGAYMLTGSPLGAYQALYGSNVFQVGGAGSMEKRKSSAEVCTRRLKKCHSSESTIRHHYSPEKRARSSQNIGASYAFSENTTRGLHSETGGCVDIKSLSSHDLCDRYRSGDWCLYGSSSSVHQPRYQPRFKPYHGPTIRQATSTFAPERAFPLQIPRYARQLSRSTGSISCTEMGENYHAQVEGISLRSRSSGTLMMSPTWADDTSTTFQTSMEYKTKGDSCVSGNREDNDTYEPMNLAIHKDTL